Proteins from one Nitrospirota bacterium genomic window:
- a CDS encoding protein-glutamate O-methyltransferase CheR, whose translation MKGLAIKNSENNNYLKQLLEYVHAMRGIDFSLYRQATISRKLELRLQETKSRDYRKYLSYLKANPDELEVLVRTLTIKVSNFFRNPVVFELLSSEVIPGLVAEFGFLKVWSLGCADGEEPYSVAMIIHEFRSQENLSFACHIQATDVDPDAVEKARKGEYSDEELFETKRKYIDAYFKRLPHQAGTCLDNARYQVKDEIRSMVRFSSDNIMSMLLHKKANLGSYNLILCRNVLIYLNREMQEEMVTAIGSVLYDKGYLMIGEAETMPESVRQEFEQPFPGIKIFRKRRSAAATDKLLNPS comes from the coding sequence ATGAAAGGGCTTGCCATAAAGAACAGCGAAAATAACAATTACCTGAAACAACTGCTCGAATATGTTCACGCAATGCGCGGTATAGATTTTTCGCTCTACCGCCAGGCAACGATTTCGAGAAAGCTTGAACTGAGGCTGCAGGAGACGAAGAGCAGGGACTACAGAAAGTACCTTTCTTATCTCAAAGCGAATCCTGATGAACTCGAGGTGCTGGTCAGGACGCTGACGATCAAGGTGAGCAATTTTTTCAGAAATCCTGTCGTTTTCGAACTGCTTTCCTCGGAAGTAATACCCGGGCTTGTGGCAGAGTTCGGCTTCCTGAAGGTCTGGAGTTTGGGCTGCGCAGACGGCGAGGAGCCCTATTCTGTTGCCATGATAATTCATGAATTTCGGTCTCAGGAGAACCTTTCTTTTGCCTGCCATATCCAGGCGACTGATGTAGACCCTGATGCAGTCGAAAAGGCAAGGAAGGGCGAGTATTCAGACGAGGAGCTTTTTGAGACAAAAAGAAAATACATCGACGCATATTTTAAGAGGCTGCCGCATCAGGCTGGAACATGTCTTGACAATGCACGCTATCAGGTTAAAGATGAAATAAGGTCCATGGTGAGGTTTTCGAGTGACAACATTATGAGCATGCTGCTTCATAAAAAAGCTAATCTCGGAAGTTATAACCTCATACTCTGCAGAAATGTCCTGATCTATCTGAACAGGGAGATGCAGGAGGAGATGGTCACGGCGATCGGCAGTGTCCTGTATGACAAAGGCTATCTGATGATCGGCGAAGCTGAAACCATGCCCGAAAGCGTGAGGCAGGAGTTTGAACAACCCTTTCCGGGCATCAAGATATTCAGGAAAAGACGGTCAGCAGCAGCTACTGACAAATTATTAAATCCCTCCTAA
- a CDS encoding amidohydrolase family protein, giving the protein MKFQGFVDLHTHGIGRHDTRTGNHEDILSMARAHAKAGTIAILPTIYSGRIDEMRENLEAVRRAMYIQANGRRSGAEILGVNLEGPFLNPVRCGALAKDTFKKPTLAALKKLIDGYEDIVRIITVAPELPGALKVIEKCADRGIKVNMGHSDATLRQALDGKKAGATGITHIFNAMRPFHHREPGLAGLGLTDRDLYIEVIADEVHLHPQTLELIFRCKQPDRIIIVSDSVKGSASAEGVVYSHGILAGSGLTIGRAVKKLQGSGIPDAKILRASTINPLRYISRNDLVA; this is encoded by the coding sequence ATGAAGTTCCAGGGCTTTGTCGATCTCCATACCCATGGCATCGGCAGACATGATACGCGGACAGGCAATCATGAGGACATCCTGAGCATGGCAAGGGCACATGCAAAGGCAGGGACGATCGCCATCCTTCCGACTATCTATTCAGGCCGTATTGATGAGATGAGAGAGAACCTGGAGGCTGTCAGAAGGGCAATGTATATCCAGGCAAATGGTCGAAGATCAGGCGCTGAGATACTTGGGGTGAACCTTGAAGGTCCGTTTCTGAATCCTGTCCGGTGCGGTGCTCTAGCCAAGGACACCTTCAAAAAGCCTACTCTGGCAGCGCTCAAGAAACTGATAGACGGTTACGAAGATATCGTCAGGATCATAACGGTCGCACCTGAACTTCCAGGAGCACTGAAGGTGATCGAGAAATGCGCTGACAGGGGAATCAAGGTAAATATGGGGCATTCTGATGCAACGCTTAGACAAGCACTGGACGGCAAGAAGGCAGGGGCAACAGGCATTACCCATATCTTTAATGCCATGCGGCCTTTCCATCACAGGGAGCCCGGCCTTGCAGGTCTCGGCCTCACAGACAGGGACCTCTATATTGAGGTGATCGCTGACGAGGTTCATCTGCATCCTCAAACCCTTGAGCTGATCTTCCGCTGTAAGCAGCCTGATAGGATCATCATTGTCTCTGATTCCGTAAAAGGCAGTGCATCTGCCGAGGGCGTCGTGTACAGCCATGGTATCCTTGCGGGCAGCGGCCTTACCATAGGCAGGGCAGTAAAAAAACTTCAGGGCAGCGGCATACCTGATGCAAAGATCCTCAGGGCATCAACAATCAACCCACTGCGGTACATCAGCAGGAACGATTTAGTTGCTTAA
- a CDS encoding type II toxin-antitoxin system Phd/YefM family antitoxin, whose protein sequence is MKTLSVSEAKMKLSGLVEAVSTTDEEIVITKNGRPAAVLVSPDEFESWKETVYIKSSQSLMADIQKGLKDIRKAKTYTLDELLEEIG, encoded by the coding sequence ATGAAGACATTATCGGTGTCAGAAGCAAAGATGAAATTAAGTGGCCTTGTTGAAGCGGTCAGCACGACCGATGAGGAGATAGTCATAACAAAAAATGGAAGGCCTGCTGCTGTGTTGGTCAGTCCTGATGAGTTCGAGAGCTGGAAAGAGACCGTGTATATAAAATCAAGCCAGAGTTTAATGGCGGATATTCAGAAGGGGTTGAAGGATATCAGGAAGGCAAAAACATATACGCTCGATGAATTGCTTGAGGAGATCGGTTGA
- a CDS encoding type II toxin-antitoxin system RelE/ParE family toxin: MRQKKVRIPSDTLEFLKTLHPDIKKKLKAGLKEIAKNPLSGKALKEELEGLRSFRVGKYRIVYREEPSALEIIAAGVRETIYEDTLSKLLKEKDANR; encoded by the coding sequence TTGAGACAGAAGAAAGTCAGGATACCTTCTGACACGCTGGAGTTCCTAAAGACCCTGCATCCTGACATCAAGAAGAAGCTTAAGGCCGGGCTGAAGGAGATTGCGAAGAATCCATTGAGCGGCAAGGCCCTCAAGGAGGAGCTCGAAGGGCTCAGGAGTTTCAGGGTAGGGAAATACCGCATTGTATACAGAGAAGAACCTTCAGCCCTGGAGATCATAGCGGCAGGTGTGCGTGAGACAATATACGAAGATACGCTTAGCAAGCTCTTAAAGGAAAAAGATGCGAACCGTTAA
- a CDS encoding RNA methyltransferase, with protein sequence MRTVKISSAANQYIKDVIQIREKRAKFRHAAFLVEGPHLVEMALASGSQIKEVFVTEAFINAKEHRALMGKIAAAIFEVSEQLLEKITDTETPQGIVALAGYKPDTLDTLTLKETPLIVVIDAIQDPGNLGTIIRTADAAGADAVILLPGSCDAFMPKVIRATAGSLFNIPIVYAEPAAFVDWLSKRNIQLAVTAADAEKTIFEADLSGNIAIAFGNEAHGVSDQLRKAADLSLNIPILGKAESLNVATSAAICLYEAVRQRKARQ encoded by the coding sequence ATGCGAACCGTTAAAATCAGCAGCGCCGCAAATCAGTATATCAAGGATGTTATCCAGATTAGGGAGAAGCGCGCTAAGTTCAGGCATGCTGCATTTCTGGTCGAAGGGCCGCATCTGGTCGAGATGGCGCTTGCTTCAGGGAGCCAGATCAAAGAGGTCTTTGTGACCGAGGCATTCATCAATGCCAAAGAACACCGGGCTCTGATGGGGAAGATCGCGGCAGCCATTTTTGAAGTTTCTGAGCAGCTCCTGGAAAAGATCACGGATACCGAGACACCGCAGGGTATTGTGGCTCTTGCCGGGTATAAACCGGACACGCTCGATACGCTGACTCTGAAGGAAACCCCTCTCATAGTTGTAATTGATGCCATTCAGGACCCCGGAAATCTCGGGACGATCATCAGGACAGCAGATGCAGCAGGCGCTGATGCAGTCATCCTGCTTCCGGGCTCGTGTGATGCATTTATGCCGAAGGTGATCAGGGCAACAGCCGGGAGCTTATTCAACATACCAATCGTGTATGCAGAGCCTGCTGCATTTGTTGACTGGTTAAGCAAAAGGAATATCCAGCTTGCGGTTACTGCTGCTGATGCAGAAAAAACCATCTTTGAGGCTGATCTCAGCGGCAATATTGCGATCGCCTTTGGCAACGAAGCCCATGGCGTAAGCGATCAACTCAGAAAAGCTGCTGATCTTTCCCTCAATATCCCCATTCTCGGCAAGGCCGAAAGCCTGAATGTCGCCACCTCTGCAGCGATATGTTTATATGAAGCGGTGAGGCAGAGAAAAGCAAGGCAGTGA
- a CDS encoding ATP-binding protein → MIRNRYLTTYIVEDLKDKMVFVGGPRQVGKTTLCRDLIASHYKNHAYFNWDNRHDRKAISASSWPADTELLILDEIHKYRQWKGFIKGEYDKLKENYRFLVTGSSRLDLFRRGGDSLQGRYHYYRLHPFTLTEMTAVIQKPIVNQPLPVGEVFHQDTLDILDAFGGFPEPCMKQNARHLRRWHNEKIERMFREDILDVEAIRDISNMKLLSDILPLRAGSLLSLNSMREDLEVSFRAVSHWMDILEAFYYHFRIYPFAAKKIRSLKKEPKLYLWDWSEVQDEAARFENLIASHLLKFVHFITDYEGYKAELHFLRDVTKREVDFLVTIDGTPWFAVEAKLNDTVLSPHLLYFRDKLSIPYAYQVVKKSGIDKLEKQTRIISAGKFLSGLI, encoded by the coding sequence ATGATCAGAAACAGATATCTCACGACCTATATTGTAGAAGACCTCAAGGACAAAATGGTCTTTGTAGGTGGACCGCGCCAAGTTGGCAAGACCACCCTCTGCCGCGATCTCATTGCAAGTCATTATAAGAACCATGCCTATTTTAACTGGGATAACCGGCATGACAGAAAGGCAATTTCCGCATCCTCCTGGCCTGCTGATACTGAACTTCTGATTCTTGATGAGATACACAAGTACCGCCAGTGGAAAGGTTTCATCAAGGGAGAATATGACAAATTGAAGGAGAATTACAGATTTCTTGTCACCGGAAGCTCCAGACTCGACCTCTTTCGGAGGGGCGGTGACTCTCTTCAGGGCAGGTATCACTATTACAGGCTGCACCCTTTTACCCTCACAGAGATGACAGCCGTTATTCAGAAACCGATCGTGAATCAGCCATTACCGGTCGGAGAGGTTTTTCATCAGGACACTCTGGATATTCTCGATGCCTTTGGCGGCTTCCCTGAGCCATGCATGAAACAGAACGCCAGGCATCTCAGGCGCTGGCACAATGAGAAGATCGAAAGGATGTTCCGCGAGGACATCCTCGATGTCGAGGCAATACGGGACATAAGCAATATGAAACTCCTGAGCGACATCCTGCCGTTGAGGGCCGGCTCATTGCTGTCCCTTAATTCGATGAGGGAAGACCTTGAAGTAAGCTTCCGGGCTGTTTCTCACTGGATGGATATTCTTGAGGCATTCTACTACCACTTTCGCATATATCCCTTTGCAGCAAAGAAGATCCGCTCCCTGAAGAAGGAGCCGAAGCTCTATCTTTGGGACTGGTCAGAGGTGCAGGACGAGGCAGCCCGCTTTGAAAACCTCATAGCTTCTCACCTTCTGAAGTTTGTTCATTTCATTACAGACTATGAGGGCTATAAGGCTGAACTTCATTTCCTGAGAGACGTAACCAAGAGGGAAGTCGATTTTCTTGTCACTATTGATGGCACCCCCTGGTTTGCCGTCGAAGCAAAGCTCAATGATACGGTTCTATCACCTCACCTGCTTTACTTCAGAGACAAGCTCTCGATTCCCTATGCGTATCAGGTCGTGAAAAAAAGCGGCATAGACAAGCTTGAAAAGCAGACGCGGATCATCTCGGCAGGGAAATTCCTGTCAGGGCTTATTTGA
- a CDS encoding carbohydrate-binding family 9-like protein produces MPHYIVRSASIRPDLAGQWNGSAWNQAETLELTYFRPEGSDYRPKTAIRLLYGSDGIFCIFKVKDCYVRSIHTEYLSPVYKDSCVEFFVKPKHDRGYFNFEFNCGGALLCSYIVDPTRTSEGFCDFVKLPEEDAKQVRIYHSMPEIVEPEITEPVTWFLEFFIPFCLLEQYVGSIGNVAGQSWHANFYKCGDETSQPHWASWTPLTEKNFHLPECFGTLSFV; encoded by the coding sequence ATGCCTCACTACATTGTCCGCTCCGCATCCATCAGGCCTGATCTTGCCGGGCAGTGGAATGGGTCTGCATGGAACCAGGCCGAGACCCTTGAACTTACCTATTTTCGTCCAGAGGGGAGCGATTACAGACCAAAGACAGCAATCCGCCTTCTTTATGGCTCAGACGGCATCTTCTGTATCTTTAAGGTCAAAGATTGCTATGTAAGAAGCATTCATACCGAATACCTGTCCCCTGTTTACAAAGATAGCTGCGTTGAATTCTTTGTTAAGCCGAAACATGACAGGGGATATTTCAACTTCGAATTTAATTGCGGCGGCGCACTGCTCTGCAGCTATATTGTTGATCCGACACGAACTTCTGAAGGCTTTTGCGATTTTGTTAAGCTGCCCGAAGAAGACGCAAAGCAGGTCCGGATCTATCATTCCATGCCTGAGATTGTTGAGCCTGAGATCACAGAGCCGGTAACATGGTTTCTTGAGTTCTTTATTCCCTTCTGCCTGCTCGAACAATATGTCGGATCGATAGGAAATGTTGCAGGGCAGTCCTGGCATGCCAATTTCTACAAATGCGGGGACGAGACCTCTCAGCCTCACTGGGCGTCATGGACACCTCTCACAGAGAAAAACTTCCATCTTCCTGAATGCTTTGGAACGCTCTCTTTCGTTTAG
- a CDS encoding Nif3-like dinuclear metal center hexameric protein gives MKNIQLNRLVLFLNKELRFSEFPKDESANGLQVEGSATVKRIGLAVDACDHVFQRAAEKNIDLLIVHHGLIWGGIRSVSGVMKTRIKALLDADISLYACHLPLDWHPDYGNNAQLLKVLAIKRMGEFGEYHGKRIGYWGSLTKELSLKNFVGRVDKTLGTKSTSLSFGKKVKRVGIVSGGGWSAIYDAEKTGIDTLLVGEPSHSAYTLAEEMKLNVVFAGHYATETVGVKAVGNMLEKKFGLKTEFIDHPTGL, from the coding sequence ATGAAAAACATCCAGCTCAACAGACTCGTATTATTCCTGAACAAAGAACTGAGATTTTCCGAATTCCCCAAAGACGAGAGTGCCAACGGCCTTCAGGTCGAAGGCTCGGCAACAGTCAAGCGGATCGGTCTGGCAGTCGATGCTTGCGATCATGTCTTTCAGCGAGCTGCAGAAAAGAATATCGACCTTCTTATTGTCCACCACGGCCTTATATGGGGAGGCATCCGTTCCGTTAGCGGCGTTATGAAAACGCGGATCAAGGCGCTCCTTGACGCAGACATCTCACTGTATGCCTGCCATCTTCCGCTTGACTGGCATCCTGACTACGGCAACAATGCCCAGCTTCTCAAGGTCCTTGCGATCAAAAGAATGGGGGAGTTCGGCGAATACCACGGAAAAAGGATCGGGTATTGGGGCAGTCTGACAAAAGAACTTTCTCTGAAAAATTTTGTTGGCAGGGTGGACAAGACCCTGGGCACGAAATCAACTTCCCTCAGCTTCGGCAAAAAGGTGAAGAGGGTCGGCATTGTCTCCGGCGGCGGCTGGTCAGCGATCTATGATGCGGAAAAGACCGGAATCGATACCCTCCTTGTGGGCGAACCGTCACACAGCGCTTATACCCTCGCCGAAGAGATGAAGCTGAATGTCGTCTTTGCCGGCCACTATGCCACAGAAACAGTCGGAGTTAAGGCTGTCGGCAATATGCTCGAAAAGAAGTTCGGCCTCAAGACCGAGTTCATAGACCATCCGACAGGGTTATAA
- a CDS encoding tetratricopeptide repeat protein, producing MGKTSAVIFLLFLVGILAFGFFNQEIVNITIPGGQVYMISKFILVLISITIGAFITFIFFAIRDTKKFIDNWQYQKKQKQEIKVQHLYSKALNSLLAKNEDAAKEALEDILKEEPDHIDALLRLGDIASAAEDFQMANTHYQRARELEPKSFETLFALDSLLEKSGRWSEALRYLDEILDIDDANLTAMYRKREILEKQARWDDVVSLQKSILKREHSEKDKKREHENLIGYEYEYGRHSLENSQLEKAKKAFRNIMRTRNDFVPAILGLAEVLLQEGESEEAINLLENAFAATESKILLARLEDLLISISEPSRLIRIYRSAISRKPNDPVTKFFLGKLFHRLEMIDDSFDTLSGIDTGGASYPELHLLMGNLYMRKGQLEKAVQEFKKAADIKTAFRLPYCCNHCGYRADDWSGRCPDCRSWSTYQFNLDGTCKR from the coding sequence ATGGGCAAGACATCGGCAGTCATATTTCTCCTGTTCCTTGTAGGGATACTGGCCTTCGGATTTTTTAATCAGGAGATTGTCAACATAACGATCCCCGGAGGTCAGGTATATATGATCTCGAAGTTCATCCTTGTCCTGATCTCGATCACCATTGGAGCGTTTATAACGTTTATCTTCTTTGCGATCAGGGACACGAAAAAGTTCATTGACAACTGGCAATACCAGAAAAAACAGAAACAGGAAATCAAGGTCCAGCATCTCTATTCCAAGGCGCTGAATTCCCTTCTCGCAAAGAACGAAGACGCCGCAAAAGAAGCGCTTGAAGATATTCTCAAGGAAGAGCCTGACCATATTGATGCCCTGCTCCGCCTCGGCGACATTGCTTCAGCGGCTGAAGACTTTCAGATGGCCAACACCCATTATCAGCGTGCCCGCGAACTGGAACCCAAAAGTTTCGAGACCCTTTTCGCGCTCGACAGTCTTCTCGAAAAATCAGGAAGATGGTCTGAGGCCTTGAGGTATCTTGATGAGATCCTCGATATTGACGATGCCAACCTGACCGCCATGTACAGGAAACGCGAGATCCTCGAAAAACAGGCCCGGTGGGACGATGTTGTCTCCCTCCAGAAATCGATCCTCAAGCGTGAGCATTCTGAAAAAGACAAGAAGCGTGAACATGAAAATCTTATTGGCTATGAATATGAATATGGCCGCCACAGTCTTGAGAACAGCCAGCTCGAAAAAGCAAAAAAAGCATTCAGGAACATCATGAGGACGAGAAATGACTTTGTGCCTGCGATCCTCGGTCTTGCAGAAGTGCTTCTTCAGGAAGGCGAAAGTGAAGAGGCAATCAATCTGCTCGAAAACGCCTTTGCTGCTACTGAGTCAAAGATCCTGCTTGCCCGGCTTGAGGACCTGCTCATCAGCATCAGCGAACCGTCCCGTCTGATCCGCATATACAGAAGTGCCATCTCCCGCAAGCCCAATGATCCTGTCACCAAATTCTTTCTCGGCAAGCTCTTCCACAGGCTTGAGATGATCGATGACTCATTTGACACGCTTTCCGGGATCGATACGGGCGGCGCTTCTTACCCTGAACTCCATCTGCTCATGGGCAATCTTTACATGAGGAAGGGGCAGCTCGAAAAGGCTGTCCAGGAATTCAAGAAGGCCGCGGACATCAAAACTGCCTTCAGGCTTCCCTATTGCTGCAACCATTGCGGGTACCGCGCTGATGACTGGTCAGGACGCTGCCCTGACTGCAGGAGCTGGTCGACCTATCAGTTTAATCTTGACGGCACCTGCAAAAGATAA
- a CDS encoding 23S rRNA (pseudouridine(1915)-N(3))-methyltransferase RlmH, with product MKINLIWVGKTKEPFIHEGLQKYLKLLKPYADVAITEIREEKVKDTSRMLSKEGERIQDLRIPYMLLDEKGETLDSVEFARLIEKQGSSATFLLGGAYGVSGDVKAQAKKKIRLSSMTFTHEMSRLILLEQLYRAFTILQKRGYHH from the coding sequence ATGAAGATCAATCTGATATGGGTCGGAAAGACAAAAGAGCCGTTCATTCATGAGGGGCTGCAGAAATATCTGAAGCTCCTGAAGCCCTATGCCGATGTTGCGATAACAGAGATCAGGGAAGAAAAGGTTAAGGACACCAGCAGGATGTTAAGCAAGGAAGGTGAACGCATACAGGACCTCAGGATCCCCTACATGCTGCTCGATGAAAAGGGGGAAACCCTTGACTCTGTGGAGTTTGCCCGGCTTATCGAAAAACAGGGGTCTTCAGCCACGTTTCTCCTCGGCGGAGCATATGGTGTTTCAGGGGACGTGAAGGCACAGGCAAAAAAGAAGATCCGTCTGTCTTCCATGACCTTTACCCATGAGATGTCACGACTCATTTTGTTAGAGCAGCTCTACCGCGCCTTTACCATTCTGCAGAAAAGAGGTTATCATCACTGA
- the rsfS gene encoding ribosome silencing factor: MPLIGRDLALKAADAALQKKAQGLVILELIGLTIITDYFVICSGESTTQVRAIADFIEHELMLQGIRPIGKEGLNYGHWGLLDYGDVIIHVFEKETREYYSLEKLWMDAKTIEFNEDQSDMGRKDKRAVHS, translated from the coding sequence ATGCCGCTCATAGGAAGAGATCTGGCCCTCAAGGCAGCAGACGCAGCTCTCCAGAAAAAGGCTCAGGGTCTTGTCATCCTCGAACTTATCGGTCTTACGATCATTACTGATTATTTCGTGATCTGTTCAGGGGAAAGCACAACGCAGGTCAGGGCTATTGCAGATTTCATAGAGCATGAACTCATGCTGCAGGGCATCAGGCCGATCGGCAAAGAAGGCCTTAATTACGGCCATTGGGGCCTGCTCGATTACGGGGACGTAATCATCCATGTATTCGAAAAGGAGACGCGTGAATACTACAGCCTCGAAAAACTCTGGATGGATGCAAAGACCATAGAATTCAATGAAGATCAATCTGATATGGGTCGGAAAGACAAAAGAGCCGTTCATTCATGA
- the nadD gene encoding nicotinate (nicotinamide) nucleotide adenylyltransferase, translating into MKLGILGGTFNPIHFGHLRAAEEAHELAGLDRVIFIPSGNPPLKAEDIAPARHRYAMAKRAINKNPHFDLLDLECRTRQKSYTVTTLEKLHQLYPDDTLHFMLGIDAFLDIPNWYRPERLLSLAHFLILSRPGCRFAALSTSPYLSVSKETLRKLDAGTIPSYSTTLTNGNAVLLLNISPVNISATDIRTRMAAGKSAKYLLPAAVESYIISHKLYAFRKPQNRAVKRECRS; encoded by the coding sequence TTGAAGCTCGGCATATTAGGTGGGACCTTCAATCCGATTCATTTCGGCCATCTGCGCGCGGCTGAAGAGGCGCATGAACTTGCCGGGCTTGATAGGGTGATCTTCATCCCTTCAGGCAATCCGCCGCTCAAGGCAGAAGATATCGCACCTGCCCGTCACCGGTATGCCATGGCCAAACGTGCAATAAATAAGAATCCGCACTTTGATCTCCTTGACCTTGAATGCAGGACCAGGCAGAAGTCCTATACGGTCACGACCCTTGAAAAACTGCATCAGCTCTATCCGGATGACACTCTGCATTTCATGCTGGGTATCGACGCCTTTCTTGATATCCCGAACTGGTACAGGCCTGAGCGTCTCCTCAGCCTTGCACATTTTCTGATCCTTTCGCGGCCGGGCTGCAGATTCGCTGCTCTATCCACCTCCCCGTATCTTTCTGTCAGCAAAGAGACTCTCAGGAAACTTGATGCCGGGACCATTCCTTCATATTCAACAACTCTCACGAACGGAAACGCGGTTTTACTCCTCAATATCTCCCCGGTCAACATCTCGGCAACCGATATCAGAACCCGCATGGCAGCAGGGAAAAGCGCGAAATACCTGTTGCCAGCAGCTGTTGAATCCTATATAATTTCACATAAACTGTATGCATTCAGAAAACCACAGAACAGGGCTGTAAAGAGGGAATGCCGCTCATAG
- a CDS encoding glutamate-5-semialdehyde dehydrogenase, whose product MDIKAYVLAKAKEAKEGARSLGRASSKQKNAALLSMSEALQKRSNELIRENAKDIKFAQQKGLTKAMIDRLTLSKKRIDEMAQGLVEVAALPDPAGEVIKMWQRPNGMTVGRMRVPIGVIGIIYESRPNVTADATSLCLKAGNAVILRGGSEAIHSNKAIVKILRDAAKQQNIHEGAITFIDLPDRTAVMEMLKLEGIIDLIIPRGGEGLIRTVTENSRIPVLKHYKGICHVFVDRDADLKMAEDICFNAKVQRPGTCNSMETMLVDKKIAKAFLPAMLKRFKDAGVAIKGDPETRKIVPSVDAVREHDFYNEYLDLVLNVKVVKDIDAAMDHIATYSSAHSDAIVTKDYAKGMRFLREVDSSAVLINASTRLNDGYQFGLGAEIGISTDKIHARGPMGLEELTCTKFIVLGNGQLRE is encoded by the coding sequence ATGGACATAAAGGCATATGTGCTCGCAAAGGCAAAGGAAGCAAAAGAGGGCGCGCGTTCTTTAGGACGGGCGTCTTCAAAGCAGAAAAATGCCGCGCTCCTGTCCATGTCTGAGGCCCTCCAAAAGCGCTCGAACGAGCTTATACGGGAGAATGCAAAGGACATTAAATTCGCGCAGCAAAAGGGCCTCACCAAGGCGATGATCGACAGGCTTACCCTGAGCAAAAAACGTATCGACGAGATGGCGCAAGGGCTGGTAGAGGTTGCGGCTCTCCCCGATCCCGCGGGCGAGGTTATCAAAATGTGGCAGCGGCCCAATGGCATGACCGTCGGCAGGATGCGCGTGCCGATCGGCGTGATCGGTATCATTTATGAGTCCAGACCGAATGTCACTGCCGATGCGACAAGCCTCTGCCTCAAGGCAGGCAATGCGGTAATTCTGCGAGGCGGCTCTGAGGCAATACATTCGAACAAGGCTATCGTGAAGATCCTGAGGGATGCTGCAAAGCAGCAGAACATACACGAGGGCGCCATCACCTTTATCGATCTTCCTGACAGGACAGCGGTCATGGAGATGCTGAAGCTTGAAGGCATCATAGACCTGATCATCCCCCGGGGCGGCGAAGGCCTTATCAGGACCGTGACCGAGAATTCACGCATACCAGTGCTCAAGCATTACAAAGGGATCTGTCATGTTTTTGTCGACAGGGATGCTGACCTGAAGATGGCAGAGGATATCTGTTTTAATGCAAAGGTCCAGAGGCCGGGCACCTGCAATTCCATGGAGACAATGCTCGTTGACAAGAAGATCGCAAAGGCGTTCCTGCCTGCTATGCTCAAGAGGTTCAAAGACGCAGGCGTTGCTATCAAGGGAGACCCTGAGACAAGGAAGATCGTCCCTTCTGTTGATGCGGTCAGGGAGCATGATTTCTATAACGAATATCTGGATCTGGTCCTCAATGTAAAGGTAGTGAAGGACATCGACGCTGCGATGGACCATATTGCGACATACAGCTCAGCCCATTCAGACGCCATTGTGACAAAAGACTATGCAAAAGGCATGCGCTTCCTGCGGGAGGTCGACTCCTCTGCAGTGCTGATCAATGCCTCGACACGCCTGAATGACGGGTACCAGTTCGGCCTCGGTGCAGAGATCGGCATATCAACAGACAAGATCCATGCGCGCGGTCCGATGGGGCTTGAAGAACTGACCTGCACAAAATTCATTGTCCTTGGCAACGGCCAGCTGAGGGAGTGA